Proteins encoded together in one Triticum dicoccoides isolate Atlit2015 ecotype Zavitan chromosome 7B, WEW_v2.0, whole genome shotgun sequence window:
- the LOC119342119 gene encoding protein NRT1/ PTR FAMILY 8.3-like, with protein MEAADEEKPLLNRQPNPQDVGSEYTSDGSVDINKQPALKGSTGRWRACYMILGVEFCECVAFFAISRNLVTYLTTVLHESKVAAARNVSAWVGASFLTPLIGAFLADTYLGRYWTMVASLPIYILGMLVLTVSASAPTSSYSGGEVHRTMVYAGLYLSALGGGGTKPCTSTFGADQFDSADPAELAKKGSFFNWYYFMINLSSLLSSTVLVWLQDNVGWGVSFAIPTALLALALAVFVGGSTVYRFREPTVSPFTSLCQVVVAALSKWRMQLPEDVSLFYELSESGHTIQHTSQFRFLDKAAIMLPPSDKACVAPPTSSWKLCTVTQVEELKILLRMFPVWASFVIFHAVTGQLSSTFIEQGMVMDNSVAGFAIPPASLSIFGVFSVLIWVPVYETVLVPLARRCTGNHKGFSQTQRLGIGFALSALTMVYSAMLETKRLAVARASGLAGQNVPVPMSILWQAPSHVLHGAAGVFAGIGMTEFFYDQAPYAMKSLCAALAQLSIASGFYFNTVVLGVVAVVTTRGGAPGWIPDNLNEGHLDYFFWMMAALSLLNLAQFVHYSVRCREKTTSSP; from the exons ATGGAAGCAGCAGATGAGGAGAAGCCCCTGCTTAATCGACAACCCAATCCTCAG GATGTAGGTTCAGAATATACCAGCGATGGATCAGTCGATATCAACAAACAGCCTGCTCTGAAGGGAAGTACAGGCCGTTGGAGGGCATGCTACATGATTTTAG GTGTTGAGTTCTGTGAATGCGTGGCCTTCTTCGCGATCTCAAGGAACTTGGTAACCTATCTTACCACCGTGCTCCATGAAAGCAAAGTCGCCGCCGCGAGAAATGTCTCTGCCTGGGTCGGCGCCAGCTTCCTCACGCCGCTCATCGGAGCCTTCTTGGCCGACACATACCTGGGAAGATACTGGACAATGGTTGCTTCCCTCCCGATCTACATCCTT GGAATGCTGGTCCTCACAGTGTCAGCATCAGCCCCAACATCTTCCTACAGCGGCGGCGAGGTTCATCGCACCATGGTCTACGCAGGGCTCTACCTCTCCGCGCTCGGTGGCGGCGGCACCAAGCCCTGCACGTCGACCTTCGGGGCCGACCAGTTCGACAGCGCCGACCCGGCGGAGCTGGCGAAGAAGGGCTCCTTCTTCAACTGGTACTACTTCATGATCAACCTCAGCTCCCTCCTGTCGAGCACGGTGCTTGTTTGGCTGCAGGACAATGTCGGGTGGGGGGTCAGCTTCGCGATCCCGACGGCGCTCTTGGCCTTAGCCCTCGCAGTGTTTGTTGGTGGCTCGACGGTGTACAGGTTTAGAGAACCCACAGTGAGCCCGTTCACCAGCCTCTGCCAGGTGGTCGTCGCGGCCCTCAGCAAGTGGCGTATGCAGTTGCCCGAGGACGTCTCCCTTTTCTACGAGCTGTCTGAATCAGGCCACACAATTCAGCATACGAGTCAATTCAG ATTCCTCGACAAGGCTGCCATTATGCTGCCCCCCTCAGACAAGGCATGCGTGGCGCCGCCGACGAGTTCGTGGAAGCTCTGCACGGTGACACAGGTCGAAGAGCTGAAGATACTGCTGCGGATGTTCCCCGTCTGGGCATCTTTCGTGATCTTCCACGCCGTCACCGGTCAACTATCGTCGACGTTCATCGAGCAGGGGATGGTCATGGACAACAGTGTCGCCGGATTCGCCATCCCACCGGCCTCCCTCTCCATCTTCGGCGTCTTCAGCGTGCTCATCTGGGTGCCCGTCTACGAGACCGTGCTGGTGCCGCTCGCCCGGCGCTGCACCGGCAACCACAAGGGCTTCTCACAGACGCAGCGGCTCGGCATCGGCTTCGCGCTGTCCGCGCTGACCATGGTCTACTCGGCGATGCTCGAGACGAAGAGGCTGGCGGTCGCGCGAGCCAGCGGCCTGGCCGGACAGAACGTGCCGGTGCCGATGAGCATCCTGTGGCAGGCGCCGTCGCACGTCCTGCACGGCGCGGCGGGGGTCTTCGCGGGCATCGGCATGACGGAGTTCTTCTACGACCAGGCCCCGTACGCCATGAAGAGCCTCTGTGCGGCGCTCGCGCAGCTCTCGATCGCGTCCGGGTTTTACTTCAACACGGTTGTGCTTGGTGTCGTCGCGGTGGTCACCACGCGTGGCGGGGCGCCTGGGTGGATCCCGGACAACCTGAACGAAGGGCATCTGGACTATTTCTTCTGGATGATGGCTGCTCTGAGCTTACTCAACCTTGCGCAGTTTGTGCACTACTCCGTGCGGTGTAGAGAGAAGACAACTTCTTCACCCTGA